In Euphorbia lathyris chromosome 9, ddEupLath1.1, whole genome shotgun sequence, the following are encoded in one genomic region:
- the LOC136205242 gene encoding psbP domain-containing protein 6, chloroplastic, whose amino-acid sequence MATASLTPTSPIFSTSTSPSPKSLPKSTINPNQFTLRRQFFQGLALSPLIFTRGTPISLAREVEVGSYLTPSSSNPSFVVFKATPKDTPALRAGNVQPYQFMLPPNWKQTRISNILSGNYCQPKCAEPWIEVKFENEKQGKVQIVASPLIRLTNKPNASIEEIGTPEKLIASLGPFVTGNSYDPDELLESSVEKLGDQTYYKYVLETPFALTGTHNLAKATAKGSTVVLFVASANDKQWQSSQKILKTMLDSFQL is encoded by the exons ATGGCAACCGCTTCACTAACCCCTACTTCTCCAATTTTTTCAACTTCCACTTCCCCTTCCCCTAAATCTCTCCCCAAATCCACCATTAACCCTAACCAATTCACACTAAGAAGACAATTTTTCCAAGGACTCGCATTGTCTCCTCTCATCTTTACCAGAGGAACTCCTATCTCTTTAGCCAGAGAGGTTGAGGTTGGCTCCTACTTGACCCCTTCCTCATCCAATCCTTCCTTTGTCGTCTTCAAAGCCACTCCTAAAGACACCCCTGCCCTTCGCGCAG GAAATGTACAGCCTTACCAGTTTATGTTGCCGCCTAACTGGAAGCAAACACGGATATCAAATATATTATCGGGGAATTACTGCCAGCCAAAGTGTGCAGAGCCCTGGATTGAGGTAAAGTTTGAAAATGAAAAGCAGGGGAAAGTGCAGATTGTTGCTTCTCCATTGATAAGGCTGAcgaataaacctaatgcttccATTGAAGAGATTGGAACCCCTGAGAAGCTAATTGCTTCACTTGGCCCTTTTGTAACCGGAAATTCTTATGATCCTGATGAGCTCTTGGAATCATCCGTTGAAAAGCTTGGCGACCAAACG TATTACAAATATGTGCTTGAGACGCCATTTGCCCTTACCGGTACGCACAATCTTGCAAAGGCAACAGCAAAGGGAAGCACAGTTGTATTGTTTGTTGCAAGTGCAAATGATAAACAATGGCAATCTTCACAGAAAATTCTAAAGACCATGCTTGATTCCTTTCAATTATAG
- the LOC136205483 gene encoding bZIP transcription factor 17-like — protein sequence MAEAILTDHQPRPPPSAVDNGEFDSLPIPPLDPLFLSAQTSSLSDTHMATGENLGSDLHFSLDDNYDLDITFDDLEDFYFPSENEHFSIPNSAGHLDVSRHPEGSVSPESGSSGISGDHVSDVAKYLNCSPSESRCSDSGYQSSNSAAQLNSSSPASSQVSGNGGSGVSEAMNAPSPDSDSGAIVVDQKVKTEDVNVKKCSLPKRKKEITSEDTNDEVRKYLRSENSNTKTDATNSNSQCGSFVAVGDDDEKRKARLMRNRESAQLSRQRKKHYVEELEDKVRAMHSTIADLNGKISFFMAENATLRQQLSGNGMCNPPMYPPMAPMPYPWMPCAPYVVKSQGSQVPLVPIPRLKPQQPISASKPKKAEAKKAEGKTKKVASVSFLGLLFFVLLFGGMVPILNVRYGGLKENGANGFGFVSDKYYDKQRGRVLMVDGHSNGSHEKMDIDRIHCGRGRDGRVEHSPNSDNFANLNDSSKQLAASLYVPRNDKLVKIDGNLIIHSVLATERAMASHDVPEVNKNKETSLALPKDFSPALAIPGMHSHSDVSSNRGVHPQRYRTPNEGHNALPSRSSDTLKDQLKTSAANGKLQQWFHEGLAGPLLSSGMCTEVFQFDSSPAPGAIVAASSVANITSNRQNATRHTRAKNRRFLHGLQIPLSGSDLNITGEHVPSSQKDKFQGNKSVSSMVVSVLVDPRENSDSEVDGVIKPKSLSRIFVVVLMDSVKYVTYSCMLPRPGPHLVTT from the exons ATGGCGGAAGCTATTCTCACCGATCATCAGCCTCGGCCACCACCGTCAGCTGTTGACAACGGAGAATTCGATTCTCTCCCTATCCCTCCACTCGATCCCTTGTTCCTTTCTGCGCAAACTTCCTCATTATCTGACACTCATATGGCCACAGGAGAAAACCTAGGATCAGATCTGCACTTTTCTCTCGACGACAATTATGATTTGGATATCACCTTTGATGATCTAGAAGACTTCTATTTCCCTTCAGAGAACGAGCATTTCTCAATCCCCAATTCCGCTGGTCATCTGGATGTTTCTCGTCATCCTGAGGGTTCAGTTTCTCCTGAGTCGGGTAGCTCTGGAATTTCTGGTGATCATGTTTCTGATGTTGCTAAGTATCTGAATTGCTCGCCTTCGGAGTCGAGGTGTTCTGATTCTGGTTACCAGAGCTCTAATTCTGCTGCGCAATTGAATTCTTCGTCTCCGGCATCCTCTCAAGTGTCTGGAAATGGCGGGTCTGGTGTATCTGAAGCCATGAATGCGCCTTCTCCTGATTCTGATTCGGGTGCAATTGTGGTCGATCAAAAAGTCAAAACAGAAGATGTAAACGTCAAAAAGTGCAGTCTGCCAAAGAGGAAAAAAGAGATTACCAGTGAGGATACGAACGACGAAGTCCGGAAGTATCTGAGATCAGAGAATTCTAACACTAAAACTGATGCAACCAATTCAAATTCTCAATGTGGTAGTTTTGTTGCTGTGGGTGATGATGACGAGAAAAGAAAGGcaaggcttatgagaaaccGAGAGAGCGCGCAGCTTTCTAGGCAGAGAAAGAAGCATTACGTGGAGGAGCTGGAGGACAAAGTAAGAGCTATGCATTCAACAATTGCAGATTTGAATGGTAAAATTTCGTTTTTTATGGCTGAAAATGCAACTCTGCGGCAGCAGCTGAGTGGCAATGGTATGTGTAATCCCCCTATGTATCCACCTATGGCTCCAATGCCATATCCATGGATGCCGTGTGCTCCTTATGTTGTTAAGTCACAGGGGTCTCAGGTCCCCTTAGTTCCAATTCCTAGATTGAAACCTCAGCAGCCTATCTCAGCTTCCAAACCTAAAAAGGCTGAAGCTAAAAAAGCTGAGGGCAAGACTAAGAAGGTTGCTAGTGTTAGCTTTTTGGGTTTgttgttttttgttttgctaTTTGGTGGAATGGTGCCGATTCTGAATGTTAGATATGGAGGACTGAAGGAAAATGGTGCTAATGGGTTTGGTTTTGTTAGTGATAAGTATTATGATAAGCAAAGAGGCAGGGTTTTGATGGTTGATGGGCATTCAAATGGGTCACATGAAAAAATGGATATTGACAGAATACATTGTGGGAGAGGTAGGGATGGAAGAGTTGAACATTCACCTAACTCGGATAATTTTGCTAACCTTAATGATAGTAGTAAGCAGCTTGCTGCGTCTTTGTATGTGCCGAGGAATGATAAGCTTGTGAAGATTGATGGTAACTTGATCATTCATTCTGTTCTGGCAACTGAGAGGGCTATGGCTTCTCATGATGTTCCTGAAGTGAACAAGAATAAGGAGACAAGTTTGGCACTTCCTAAAGATTTTTCTCCAGCATTGGCTATCCCTGGGATGCACTCTCACTCTGATGTTTCAAGCAATAGAGGAGTACATCCACAGAGATATCGTACTCCTAATGAAGGACATAATGCCCTTCCTTCAAGGTCTTCAGATACATTGAAGGACCAACTGAAGACGTCTGCAGCTAATGGCAAACTGCAGCAGTGGTTTCATGAAGGTCTTGCTG GGCCATTATTGAGTTCTGGCATGTGTACAGAAGTGTTTCAGTTTGATTCCTCTCCGGCTCCAGGAGCTATTGTTGCTGCTTCCTCGGTTGCCAATATTACATCAAACCGTCAGAATGCCACTCGCCATACTAGAGCGAAAAATAGGAGATTTCTTCATGGCCTTCAAATTCCTCTTTCGGGATCCGACCTTAACATCACGGGAGAACACGTCCCAAGTTCTCAAAAAGACAAGTTTCAAGGTAATAAATCAGTCTCTTCCATGGTTGTCTCTGTCCTTGTAGATCCTAGAGAGAACAGCGATAGTGAGGTTGATGGTGTGATTAAACCAAAATCACTTTCTCGGATATTCGTCGTGGTGCTTATGGACAGCGTGAAATACGTTACTTATTCATGCATGCTTCCACGCCCCGGTCCTCACCTAGTAACAACCTGA
- the LOC136207189 gene encoding iridoid oxidase-like — MDSNNINSWFASFTFLFLITFFLVLKKRQSTKQQPPGPPGWPLIGNIFDLGSNPHRSLYELRFKYGDLLWLRLGWNNTLVIQTAKAAEQLFKNHDASFCDRKIPQSSTAHNYYKGSITVGRYNSYWRILRRLVTLGLVTKKQIQETVTIRQKCIDDMIQYIHEDSATAQHRGELGEIELSKYVFTMTFNLMGNLVLSRDLVNSKSKEGNDFFHAMDKAMELGGKANFADFFPFLKRLDAQRIKKDMEKHLGRTLSIIEKFVMERIEDRKLMKERESKDLLDTFLEYNESGDGGREEHETISTHNMLIVIVETFFGGTETTTSTTEWVMTELFQNPESMRKVKDELNRVVGLKRKVAESDIDHLPYLHAVIKESMRLHPVAPLLIPRNAIEDTNFMGYIIPKDTEIYVNTWAIGRDPDAWEDPLSFKPERFLGSNIQYRGKNFELLPFGAGRRICVGYPLAHQILHLTVASLLHYFDWEIDSKSIADAMDMSERSGITVRKLIPLKAIPRKKIMEE, encoded by the exons ATGGATTCCAACAACATTAACAGTTGGTTTGCTTCATTTACTTTTCTCTTTTTGATCACTTTCTTTCTAGTTCTGAAAAAGAGGCAATCAACCAAGCAACAACCCCCAGGGCCACCAGGTTGGCCTCTCATTGGAAACATTTTTGATCTAGGAAGCAATCCGCATCGGAGTTTATACGAACTCCGATTCAAGTACGGAGATTTACTTTGGTTAAGACTCGGATGGAATAATACTCTTGTGATTCAGACAGCCAAGGCAGCCGAACAACTATTCAAAAATCATGATGCTTCTTTCTGTGATAGAAAAATTCCTCAATCTTCCACAGCTCATAACTACTACAAGGGATCCATTACTGTGGGTCGATATAACTCCTATTGGCGCATTCTTCGTCGTCTTGTAACATTGGGGCTTGTGACTAAAAAACAAATCCAAGAAACGGTGACCATCCGCCAGAAGTGCATCGACGACATGATACAATACATTCATGAGGATTCAGCAACAGCGCAACATCGAGGAGAATTAGGAGAAATAGAGTTATCTAAATATGTATTTACGATGACGTTTAACCTTATGGGAAACCTTGTTCTTTCTAGGGATCTTGTCAATTCTAAATCGAAAGAAGGAAATGATTTCTTCCATGCCATGGACAAGGCGATGGAGCTTGGTGGGAAGGCGAATTTTGCTGATTTCTTTCCGTTTCTGAAAAGGCTTGATGCACAGAGGATTAAGAAGGACATGGAAAAACATTTGGGACGAACTCTGAGTATTATTGAGAAGTTTGTGATGGAAAGAATTGAAGATCGTAAATTAATGAAGGAACGAGAAAGCAAAGACTTGTTAGATACATTCTTGGAATATAATGAATCAGGTGACGGTGGAAGAGAAGAACATGAAACAATTTCAACTCATAATATGCTCATAGTCATAGTG GAAACCTTTTTTGGTGGAACAGAAACTACGACTTCGACTACTGAATGGGTAATGACAGAACTATTCCAGAACCCGGAATCAATGAGAAAAGTTAAAGACGAACTGAATAGAGTTGTTGGACTAAAAAGGAAGGTCGCGGAGAGTGACATAGATCACCTCCCATATTTGCACGCAGTGATCAAAGAATCAATGAGATTACATCCTGTAGCCCCATTGTTAATTCCGCGGAATGCAATAGAAGATACAAATTTCATGGGATATATCATACCTAAAGACACAGAAATCTATGTAAACACATGGGCAATAGGACGAGATCCGGATGCTTGGGAAGATCCATTGAGTTTCAAACCTGAAAGGTTTTTAGGCTCAAATATTCAGTACAGAGGAAAAAACTTTGAGTTGCTTCCGTTTGGAGCTGGAAGAAGGATTTGTGTTGGATATCCATTGGCTCACCAAATACTTCATCTCACTGTTGCCTCTTTGCTTCACTATTTTGATTGGGAAATTGACAGTAAGTCCATCGCAGATGCAATGGACATGAGTGAAAGGTCAGGAATTACAGTTAGGAAGCTTATCCCTTTGAAAGCCATTCCAAGGAAGAAGATCATGGAAGAATAA